AAGGCTTTTCTGGCTGTCGCCGGGGCCAGCGGACGGATAATCAGTGTCAGTCCGGAAATAACAGGCTGGATGACAGACAACGGGATCGACCGGGCGAAAATTTTCACTCGGCCGGTCGGCGTGGACCTGAATGTTTTCGGCGGAGATAAGACCACTGATTTGGATAACCGGCCGGAAGGCTCGGTTGTCAGCACCAGGAACCTGACGGAGCCGTACCGGGTAGGCGACCTGGTCGGCGCGGCGGCGATCCTGAAAGACCGTACTCCAAGCCTGTCGCTCAGGCTGGCCGGTGACGGAGCACTGAAAGAAGAACTGGAGCGTAAGGCAAAAAGGTGCGGGCTGGATCGGGCAGTCAGTTTCTGCGGCAGGCTCAGCCAGGAGTTGCTGGCTGAAATCCTGGGGAAATCCCGGGTATATGTCTCCACCAGCCCGGTCGAGGGCACCAGTATCTCTCTGCTCGAGGCGATGGCGTCGGGGTGCCTGCCGGTGGTGACAGATATCCCGGCCAACCGCGACTGGATAACCCACGGAGAAAACGGGCTGCTGTTCCCGCCGGGCGACATCGACTTGCTGGCATCCTGCCTGGAGCGGGCGCTGAGAGACAAGCCCTTAGAGCGAAGGGCGCACGAGTCGGGGAAAAATACGGTTCGGGAACGGGGAGATTTCGCGGCGCATGTAGCCTTGACAGACAGGCTGTACAGAGAGCTTCTGTAAGGCCGGGCAGGGGGCGGAACCGGCAAAAAAAAGGGCCGCGGGAAATTATCCGCGGCCCTTTTATCTTCAACAGATCTTTGCTTACTGAACGCGGAACCCGATATCGTCGCCGTTGACCGTATCCAGCGTCGCCGTACCTACATTGGTGATCAAGGTTTCAAGCACACCGTTCGGACCGGCGGAAATGACCCAGACCGGCTGGCCGACCATCCCGAGCGGGGCGACATTGATCATGTACCTGTTGCCCCACGGATCGGGCGGGTCAGAACTGATATATCCCTGACGAAAACCGACATCCGTGGGATCTTCGGGGTTGTTGGCGCGGATGTAAGTGTCTGATGTCGTCGTTGCATAGTCATTCTGACCGATAATCAAGTGGTTAGTAATGGTCTGGGCCGATCCCGCACCAATACCTGTGACCAGAGCAGCAGCCGAAGAGGGCCAATTGGCGTTGGTCACCAATGTCGGCCAAGTCCCGTTTGTACTGACAAGGAAATCGAAAGCTTCGCCAAGGGTATCAGGGTTTGCTGGAGTATCAAGGCGCGGATACTTTCCTGTATCGCTCTTGAACCTCATCACCCCGCTGGCGATTGCCTGGACGTCGCTCTGGGTCCGGCTGATCCGGCCCATGGCGATATTGTTCAGCACGCTCGGGGCTACCGCTGCCGAGAGAATAGCCACCAGCGCGACAGCCACGATAATTTCGATCAGGGTAAAACCCTTGGAGTTACGCATCTAAAATCCTCCGCTGAGTTACTGGCAATACAATCCCTTGTAATTGTTTCCAAAACACACTGATCCGTCGTTATGGATTTGCAAAAAGCATACCCTGATGATACAAGTTGGCTTTCAACGAGTATCTATCTCCCCTAATGCCAATGTTCTCCAAGATCTGATGGCATTACCACGAGACCCGCTTCAGTTGACGAATTAAATTCAATTTCAAAAAACTGGGTCATTTGACACAATTCGTTCCGCAGAGTTGGGGCAAATACCGCAAATTCACGAATAAGCTGCGTGGGGATTCACGGGGAATTTCGCAGGCTGTCGATCAGTGCGGCGGCTTTTTCGGCCATGATCCTTTCGCCCGTAACGCGGGAGTGTTTGCTGAGGTATTTAATTGCTGTATCCGCCGGCACACCGGTCCGCGCCGAGATGTCGGCTTCAAGGGCGCTTATTGTCTGGTTTTCGGATGACACGCGCTGCGCCCTGGACAGCATTTCGGCCGCCCGCCCCAGGCTGTCCAGCGCCAGATACAGGTTGTAGCCGTTGAGATAATTCTCCGTCATGTTACTGTCGCAGGCAATCGCCTCGTTCAGGATCGCGGCTCCCTCGCTGAAGTTGCCCAGTGAAAACGCCAGGGCTACCGAATTGGCCAGCACCAGGCAGTCGCTGCCATGGAGCTTGCGAAGTTTTTCCAGCAGGACAGCGGCGCTGTCGAGCTTACCGGCCGTTCCCATCAACCCGGCCATCCCCAGCAGGGCGTCCCGGTTGTCCGGTTCCCTGACCAGGGCGCCGTGGTACGATCTCGCGGCGTCTTCTGGTTGGCCGGCGTGAAGAAACAGGTCTCCGAAACCCACGTACGCCTCAACCAGATCGGGGTCACCGTCCAGGGCGATACTGAGTTCGCGGATGGCATCATCGAGGTTACCCCGCTTCACCATCAGACGGCCGAGTTCCGCGCGGTAGCGGTGGTTTCCAGGATCGAGCGCGCGCGCCGCCTTCATTCTGGACGCCGCCCAATCCAGGTGCCCGGTCCTTCGATAGAGGATACTCAGCAGATAGTGCATCTCCGCGTTCTCGATCCCGGTGGCGTCGTGCCGCTCCAGGAGTTCGGCCGCTTCGTAAGGCCTGCCGGTGCGCAGATACAGCCGGGCAAGGTCCATGCTGGTTCTCAGGTTGTAACCGCGCAATTCGGCGGCTTTTTTCAGCAGACACTCTGCCGTGGCGAAATCTCCCCTGTCAGCCGCCAGCACTGCCAGCGAGTTGAGAGCCAGCACGGAGTTGGGGTTCACTTCGAGAGCTTTTTCGTACAGACTTACGGCCCCTGTGGTGTCGCCCAGCTCAAGCTGCCAGTGAGCCAGACCGTTCAGGGCGATCCAGTTGCCGCTGTCCCGGGCCAGCGTATCGGCCCAGAGGCTCCCCGAATCACGCCACACGTCAACCCGCCGGACAAACATCGCCATAAAACACAGCGGAATAATCCAGATCGCCGCCCGGAAGAAAGTCCCTGCCCTGCCGGCCAGCCCGACACTCATTTCCCGGAGTCCGTAGGACAGCCCAAGGGCGAAAATCGGCGCCAGGGTGAGCGCATAGCGGTCGGCGCGCAGAATGCCCAGCGGCAGAAGCCCGCTGGAGGGCAGAAAAGCGAGCAGGCACCAGGCAAGCGCCAGGGCCGGAAAACGTCGTCCGCAAACCCACAGCCAGCCGGCCAGCACGCACAGGGCCAGCAGGGTGGCGGCTCTGGCCAGAGTCGCCGGATCGGCGAGCGACAGAGGAACTTTTACCAGGTAGCGTACGCTGAGCCCGGCCGGAACCAGAAACGAACCGGCATAGGCGAACAGCGCTTTCAACGCTCCAGCCACTATCGAATCGAAACCACCGGCGGGGGTGTAGACACGCATCCCTGAGATCTGTGGCAACAGGATCGCAAGGTAGCCCGCGGATAGCAGCGATACAGCCAGAGCAGTCTTCCAGGGGAATCTGACAGGTCTTTTTCTGTCTGGCCCCAGCAGAAAAAACGCCAGAACAAGCAGCGGCAGCATCACCGCGGGGGGTTTGGCGGCCAGGGCCAGCAGAAAGTAAATCAGCGCCGCTCGGTTTTTGCTCAGTCTCAGCTGGTTACCGCTTGTGATACTCAGCACGAATGCCAGCCAGAAAACAGCGAACAGAAGGTCTTTGAGCGCGCTGACCCAGGCCAGGCATTCTACATTCAACGGGTTGAGAGCGAATGCAGCCGCAGCGAACAGCGGCCAGAAATTATCCCTGTCCAACCTCCACGGCTTGTCGCCCGTCCTGTAATTATCCCATGCGAGCAGCCTGTGGGCCAGCACATATACCTGGAGACAGATCACGGCGTAGAGTGCAAGGCTGAGCAGGTGGAACACCAGGGCGGAGGGTCCGACGATGGAATAGAGAATCGAGAATACGAGAAACCGCAGCGGAAGCCAGGAACGGCCCTGGGATGGAACCAGCCACTCGGTCAGGTTGCCGTAGCTGGGCGCCAGTTCTCCGGCCTCACCCGGCACCAGCAGTACCTGCGGGTCATCGTAATTCACGAACCCGTTGTCCAGCACTCCCGCCCCGGCAACAATTACAACCGCGAGGATCAGAACGATAATCCCCCTGCCCCGCAGCAGCTTTACCAGCCGATCGCCCATCGATCCGCACTCCGGACGGTAAGTTCGTAACCCCGCTCGCATCCCGAACCCGCTGCTATCCCGGATTCAGGCCTCATTCTTGCAAAAGGTAAAACCAACGGGGAGATACCGCCAGTAATGCGGTTAAGCGGCTGTGTCGCCAGGCGCGGCAGGAATTAGTTGTAGAGCCGTTGAACCGGAATTATTATTAGCTGGTGGCCGCTGACTTCGGTTGTCTGCCATGCGGCGCTTTGTTTGATTTTTCATGATTGCGGAGCTGGTATTTTGCCGGGTAAGAAAAAAATCGCCTTTATCGGTCCCGTGGTCTGGGGCAGTGTCTGGGGTCACGGGCCAGAGCTGGCGCGCTACCTGTCCGAACGTGACAAGGTTGTGTATTTCGATCCGCTTGTGCCGCCGGCAGCGCAGAAAAGCTCATTTATCGACCGCGATTCCTACCGGCGGCCGGCCGAAATGAAACTGGTTCGCCGCAAATGCCGGTTCCGTCCGGGCCTGCTCTACGGCCTCTGCATGGAGCTTTGCAACCTGTGGGCCGTGGTCCGTTGCGGCGCGGATGCGATCGTGACCTATTACCCGGCCGGAACTCTGCTTGCCCTGCTCTGGTGCCGCTTGAGAGGCAAACGTTCGCTGTTTATTTATGCCGACAGTTCTGCAATCATCGCCAGCCCGCTGGCCAGGAGGGCCGCCGGATTTGGCCTGGGGCTCAGCGCCCGGCTGGCCAGCGCGGGCTGCATTGCCACCAGCGGCCCCCTGCTCGAAGACATCCGTCGCTACACCCGACGCGCGGAGTTGATTCCCAACGGTGTCGACCTGGGACGGCTGGAACGGCCTGGTCAGACAGCGGAGAAAGATGAAGAAGCAAAAAAATTCACCGTCGCTTTCGCCGGCGCGTTCGGCGAGTGGGTGGATGTCGAGCTGATAATTGAAACCGCCGCATCATGCGGGTGGGCCGGATTCGTGCTGATCGGCGACGGACCGCGCCTGCAGGATGCCCGCGGCCTGGCCGCCGGCCTGAACAACGTGGAACTGACCGGCGCGCTGCCCCACTCCGAGGTGTTCTCCCGGCTGGCGGAAGCGGATGTCTGCCTGGTGCCGTTCGCGGTCAATGAGCTCACTGACCGTGTTTGTCCGGTGAAGCTGTTCGAGTACTGGGCGATGGGCAAGCCCGTGGTGGCGACCCCCTGCCGTGAACTTAAGCGCCTTGCAGGTGAACATCCCGGTTCACTGTATCTGGCGGAAAACAGCTCCTCAACAACAAAACTGCTCGAGCGTTTCAGCAACCAGCCGGAGCTGCGCGCATCGTCGTCCCGGGCCGCGAAAGCCGCGGTAAAAGACTACGACTGGCGGGAACTGGGCGCTCGAATCAGGGACATGCTGTTCGCCGGAAACGCCAGTGTGTCCGACAACGACAGCCGGGGAGCAGACAGTGTCTGATTCCACGCGGTACAAAACCCTGGTCGTGCTGCCCAACGACCCGCTTGAACGCTATGCGGCCAAGGGCGAGGTCAAGGCGCGCTATCTGAATCCCGGCGACTTTTTCGACAGGGTGCACGTAATATCCCTGGCCGCTACCGACGACGGAACCGAGGCGGCGCGGGTGATGACCGGGCGGGCGGAGGTTCGCATCCACCCGGTCGGCAGGCCGGGACCGCTGAACTTCAGCCGGGCGACAGGCAGGGCGCGGCAACTTGTGAGCGAAATAAAACCCCATGTCGTCAGGGGCTTCAACCCGCTGCTGATGGGCTGGCTGGCTGTGAAACTGGCCCGTCACTGCGGAGCCTCGAGCGTGGTCAGCGTCCACGCGGACTACCACCTGTGGCGCAACTTGCGGATTCATGGACCGCGGTTCCTGTTCTCCGCGCTGGGCATGAACCGCACCAGCCTCGGCGGAGCCGACCATGTGATCTGTGCCTACCGGTTCCCTGTCGAGCATGTCCGCCGCTGGCGTCAGGACGGGATCAGCGTTATTTACAACCGGGTCGATCTGGCGCGTTTCCAGCCGGGAACCAGCCAGGCCGAAGCCGGAAACGGACCCCTGAGGATTCTCACGGTCGGCCGGCAGTTCGAGGGCAAGGACCCGGAACCGCTGCTGCGCGCGGTGGCAGCGTTCGGCGATTCCGAGCTGACTCTTGTCGGCGATGGCCCGCGGCACGAGCGTCTGCGCGAGCTTGCCCGGAGTCTTGAAATCGGACAAAGGGTGGTGTTTATCCCGCGGGTCGAGCACGAAAATCTGCCGGAGTTGTACAGAAACCACGATGTATTCGCGATCAATATCACCCATCCGGGAGTGTGTATACCCGTGCTGGAAGCCGCCGCCAGCGGCCTGCCGGTTGTAATCAACCGGCCGCTCTGGGAACCTGAACCGGAGGTTGTGGGCGAGCTGGCCGAGATCGTGGAAGCCGACGCCGAGAGCTACGCGGCTGCGTTTCAAAGACTCTATTCCGACCCGGACTTCAGGGCGCTCAGGGGTAAACAGCTCAGAGACCGGGTGGCCCAGAT
Above is a genomic segment from Candidatus Glassbacteria bacterium containing:
- a CDS encoding glycosyltransferase family 4 protein, which gives rise to MSASVLVLTNAYPDYEGSYHGIFVRRTAEELGSLGWHSRILVPRVFPQSLSTESFPSHSVGRFPFPSAGKLLIEYPDVPVFRISCLLVSGLWTALRTVRAQDCRLIHAHWAFPAGLIGLAAARLTGKPLMLTVHGSDWRMAAGRGGAIRKAFLAVAGASGRIISVSPEITGWMTDNGIDRAKIFTRPVGVDLNVFGGDKTTDLDNRPEGSVVSTRNLTEPYRVGDLVGAAAILKDRTPSLSLRLAGDGALKEELERKAKRCGLDRAVSFCGRLSQELLAEILGKSRVYVSTSPVEGTSISLLEAMASGCLPVVTDIPANRDWITHGENGLLFPPGDIDLLASCLERALRDKPLERRAHESGKNTVRERGDFAAHVALTDRLYRELL
- a CDS encoding prepilin-type N-terminal cleavage/methylation domain-containing protein — protein: MRNSKGFTLIEIIVAVALVAILSAAVAPSVLNNIAMGRISRTQSDVQAIASGVMRFKSDTGKYPRLDTPANPDTLGEAFDFLVSTNGTWPTLVTNANWPSSAAALVTGIGAGSAQTITNHLIIGQNDYATTTSDTYIRANNPEDPTDVGFRQGYISSDPPDPWGNRYMINVAPLGMVGQPVWVISAGPNGVLETLITNVGTATLDTVNGDDIGFRVQ
- a CDS encoding tetratricopeptide repeat protein, with translation MRAGLRTYRPECGSMGDRLVKLLRGRGIIVLILAVVIVAGAGVLDNGFVNYDDPQVLLVPGEAGELAPSYGNLTEWLVPSQGRSWLPLRFLVFSILYSIVGPSALVFHLLSLALYAVICLQVYVLAHRLLAWDNYRTGDKPWRLDRDNFWPLFAAAAFALNPLNVECLAWVSALKDLLFAVFWLAFVLSITSGNQLRLSKNRAALIYFLLALAAKPPAVMLPLLVLAFFLLGPDRKRPVRFPWKTALAVSLLSAGYLAILLPQISGMRVYTPAGGFDSIVAGALKALFAYAGSFLVPAGLSVRYLVKVPLSLADPATLARAATLLALCVLAGWLWVCGRRFPALALAWCLLAFLPSSGLLPLGILRADRYALTLAPIFALGLSYGLREMSVGLAGRAGTFFRAAIWIIPLCFMAMFVRRVDVWRDSGSLWADTLARDSGNWIALNGLAHWQLELGDTTGAVSLYEKALEVNPNSVLALNSLAVLAADRGDFATAECLLKKAAELRGYNLRTSMDLARLYLRTGRPYEAAELLERHDATGIENAEMHYLLSILYRRTGHLDWAASRMKAARALDPGNHRYRAELGRLMVKRGNLDDAIRELSIALDGDPDLVEAYVGFGDLFLHAGQPEDAARSYHGALVREPDNRDALLGMAGLMGTAGKLDSAAVLLEKLRKLHGSDCLVLANSVALAFSLGNFSEGAAILNEAIACDSNMTENYLNGYNLYLALDSLGRAAEMLSRAQRVSSENQTISALEADISARTGVPADTAIKYLSKHSRVTGERIMAEKAAALIDSLRNSP
- a CDS encoding glycosyltransferase family 4 protein, whose protein sequence is MPGKKKIAFIGPVVWGSVWGHGPELARYLSERDKVVYFDPLVPPAAQKSSFIDRDSYRRPAEMKLVRRKCRFRPGLLYGLCMELCNLWAVVRCGADAIVTYYPAGTLLALLWCRLRGKRSLFIYADSSAIIASPLARRAAGFGLGLSARLASAGCIATSGPLLEDIRRYTRRAELIPNGVDLGRLERPGQTAEKDEEAKKFTVAFAGAFGEWVDVELIIETAASCGWAGFVLIGDGPRLQDARGLAAGLNNVELTGALPHSEVFSRLAEADVCLVPFAVNELTDRVCPVKLFEYWAMGKPVVATPCRELKRLAGEHPGSLYLAENSSSTTKLLERFSNQPELRASSSRAAKAAVKDYDWRELGARIRDMLFAGNASVSDNDSRGADSV
- a CDS encoding glycosyltransferase family 4 protein, with product MCPTTTAGEQTVSDSTRYKTLVVLPNDPLERYAAKGEVKARYLNPGDFFDRVHVISLAATDDGTEAARVMTGRAEVRIHPVGRPGPLNFSRATGRARQLVSEIKPHVVRGFNPLLMGWLAVKLARHCGASSVVSVHADYHLWRNLRIHGPRFLFSALGMNRTSLGGADHVICAYRFPVEHVRRWRQDGISVIYNRVDLARFQPGTSQAEAGNGPLRILTVGRQFEGKDPEPLLRAVAAFGDSELTLVGDGPRHERLRELARSLEIGQRVVFIPRVEHENLPELYRNHDVFAINITHPGVCIPVLEAAASGLPVVINRPLWEPEPEVVGELAEIVEADAESYAAAFQRLYSDPDFRALRGKQLRDRVAQIDAAATEGQETEIYRQLYERCSAKRADRG